From one Desulfurobacterium thermolithotrophum DSM 11699 genomic stretch:
- the gyrA gene encoding DNA gyrase subunit A, translated as MRNIEDLNIGDEVFTSTGVRKVTELYVMPPQPLKEIELENGIKLRCTSGQMFKVLSPKGKFEWKKADQLKKGDVLLLRAAYPKNVPYKRKEGITLNEEVAYLTGLFCGDGWIEKDKRGYHRFGLTIPSLPEAVEKAKRILEKIGIPVSFSEIRSDIRVSSSFTKKLMEILECDENINALTKKIPSWLFESKKEVILSFLSGLIDSDGFVHRKRNVIIIALTSRKLVEELQLLLFSLGIPSKLYCQPPKDGYINGRRIKGKHSLYYLEITGKYVVAALNAPIKPIKAEKFNFRGLKRNKSDEIPYMGSLLLKEFSEKHLGGGWYSQIDGKKIRCGLKYKDGAKIRYSKGLKEKFRLYRDSLEELGILKKAELIGSKYTDFLKSVKEFNWFFCKVKSVSNIAPEVTYDIQVDEDHEFVANGVVVHNCLGKFHPHGDTAVYDALVRMAQDFSMRYPLIDGQGNFGSIDGDSQAAMRYTEARLSKISIELLKDIEKDTVDFRPNFDESLTEPEVLPARFPNLLVNGSAGIAVGMATNIPPHNLKEVCQAVKYMVDHEEAETHELLQFVKGPDFPTGAEIINPENLKKIYETGRGSVTIRAKHTIEEVRKKTAIVITELPYQVNKAALIKQIADLVKEKKIDGISDIRDESDREGIRVVIELKRDATPEVVLNKLYKFTPLQTNFNFNMIALVNGEPKLLNLKTYLKEFIEFRREVILRKTTHELKKAEARLHILEGLKIALTNIERVIEIVRSSESPNIAQELLEKEFGLSQKQSKAILDMKLQRLTGLEREKIDSEYEALEKDIEYYRFVLSNREEQKRLIKEDIDEIIKNYGDERKTAIVSKESEIDIESMIEEEEVVIFLTHKGFIARTSAKSYKTQGRSGTGVRGIRTREGDFVKDVITASSKDYLLIFTNQGKVYWLKAYEIPKTEKSTRGQSIRNFLPGMSGAEVVSRIIPVKDFSEKKDIFFVTQRGYVKRTSLSEFSNPRSTGINAINLEPGDRLIYVGLVEEKDNILLISKGGRAIRFHVQDVRQMGRSARGVKGMLLDEEDRIMAGTVVQPDDVYLLIVMEKGYGKRVLLSEFPLQRRGGKGLIAAKLSEKTGKIADAITLKNEEPVIIVSRNGKIIRVNSSDVPVYSRYTRGVRIQKLSKEDVVVSVSKVQEKLEESND; from the coding sequence TTGAGAAATATAGAGGATCTTAACATTGGTGATGAAGTTTTTACTTCCACAGGGGTTAGAAAAGTAACAGAACTTTATGTAATGCCTCCTCAACCTCTTAAAGAAATAGAGCTTGAAAACGGCATAAAGCTTAGATGTACTTCAGGACAGATGTTTAAGGTTTTGTCTCCTAAAGGTAAGTTTGAATGGAAAAAAGCTGATCAATTAAAAAAAGGAGATGTTTTACTTCTCAGAGCAGCTTATCCTAAAAATGTTCCTTATAAAAGGAAAGAAGGTATTACTTTAAACGAAGAAGTTGCTTATTTAACGGGACTTTTCTGTGGCGATGGATGGATAGAAAAAGACAAAAGAGGCTATCACCGTTTCGGATTAACAATACCTTCTCTTCCTGAAGCAGTGGAAAAAGCAAAAAGAATCCTTGAAAAAATAGGAATTCCTGTTTCGTTCAGCGAAATCCGATCAGATATAAGAGTTTCTTCTTCGTTTACAAAAAAGCTTATGGAAATTCTCGAGTGTGATGAAAATATCAATGCTCTGACGAAAAAGATTCCTTCTTGGCTTTTTGAATCTAAGAAAGAAGTTATACTCTCGTTTTTATCAGGATTAATTGACTCGGACGGCTTTGTTCACAGAAAAAGAAATGTTATCATTATTGCTCTTACTTCAAGAAAACTTGTTGAGGAACTTCAACTACTTCTGTTCTCTCTTGGAATTCCTTCAAAACTTTATTGTCAACCGCCAAAAGATGGATATATAAACGGTAGAAGAATAAAAGGGAAACATTCCCTTTATTATTTGGAGATTACGGGTAAATATGTTGTTGCTGCACTAAATGCTCCAATTAAACCCATAAAAGCAGAGAAATTTAACTTTCGCGGTCTAAAAAGAAACAAATCTGACGAAATACCTTATATGGGTTCACTTCTTCTCAAAGAGTTTTCGGAGAAACACCTGGGTGGAGGCTGGTACTCACAAATTGATGGAAAGAAAATAAGATGTGGACTTAAGTACAAAGATGGAGCAAAAATCCGTTACAGTAAAGGCTTAAAAGAGAAATTCAGACTTTACAGAGATTCTCTTGAAGAGCTTGGTATCTTGAAAAAAGCAGAACTTATAGGTTCTAAATACACAGACTTTCTCAAGTCTGTTAAGGAGTTTAATTGGTTTTTCTGCAAAGTTAAGTCAGTTTCCAATATTGCACCCGAAGTTACTTACGATATTCAAGTAGATGAAGATCATGAGTTTGTTGCTAATGGTGTAGTAGTTCACAATTGTCTAGGTAAATTCCATCCACACGGTGACACAGCAGTTTACGATGCTCTTGTCAGAATGGCTCAAGATTTTTCAATGAGATATCCACTTATTGATGGACAGGGAAACTTTGGTTCTATTGATGGTGATTCCCAAGCTGCAATGAGATATACTGAAGCAAGGCTTTCAAAGATTTCAATAGAGCTCCTAAAAGATATAGAAAAGGATACCGTCGACTTTAGGCCAAACTTTGATGAAAGCTTAACAGAACCTGAAGTTTTACCTGCTAGATTTCCAAATCTTCTTGTAAATGGTTCGGCCGGAATTGCTGTTGGAATGGCAACAAATATTCCTCCTCATAACCTTAAAGAGGTCTGTCAGGCAGTCAAGTATATGGTTGATCATGAAGAAGCAGAAACTCACGAGCTTCTCCAGTTTGTTAAAGGACCTGATTTCCCAACAGGTGCCGAAATCATAAATCCTGAAAACCTAAAAAAGATTTATGAAACTGGACGAGGAAGTGTAACAATAAGAGCAAAACATACCATTGAAGAAGTTAGAAAAAAAACAGCTATTGTAATTACAGAACTACCGTACCAAGTGAATAAAGCTGCTCTTATAAAACAGATTGCAGACCTTGTTAAGGAAAAGAAAATAGATGGTATTTCCGATATAAGGGATGAGTCTGATAGAGAAGGAATAAGGGTGGTAATTGAGCTAAAAAGAGATGCTACTCCTGAAGTAGTTTTAAATAAACTTTATAAGTTTACTCCTCTCCAAACGAACTTTAACTTTAACATGATTGCTCTTGTAAATGGTGAACCAAAACTTCTAAACCTGAAAACTTATCTAAAAGAATTTATTGAATTTAGAAGAGAAGTTATTCTTAGAAAAACTACTCATGAACTAAAAAAAGCAGAAGCAAGACTCCACATTTTAGAAGGTTTAAAAATAGCTCTTACTAACATAGAAAGAGTAATTGAAATTGTAAGAAGTTCTGAAAGTCCAAATATTGCTCAAGAGCTCCTTGAAAAGGAGTTTGGCCTTTCCCAAAAGCAAAGCAAAGCAATTCTTGATATGAAACTTCAAAGACTTACAGGTCTTGAAAGAGAAAAGATAGATTCTGAATATGAAGCTCTTGAAAAGGATATTGAATACTATAGATTTGTTCTCTCAAACAGAGAAGAACAGAAAAGACTTATAAAAGAAGACATTGACGAGATCATCAAGAATTATGGTGATGAGAGAAAGACTGCTATAGTCTCTAAGGAATCAGAAATAGATATTGAATCAATGATAGAAGAAGAGGAAGTTGTAATTTTTCTAACTCACAAAGGCTTCATAGCTAGAACTTCTGCAAAAAGTTATAAAACTCAAGGAAGAAGTGGAACAGGAGTAAGAGGAATAAGGACAAGAGAAGGTGATTTTGTTAAAGATGTAATTACCGCATCTTCAAAAGACTATCTTCTCATATTTACAAATCAAGGAAAGGTTTACTGGTTAAAAGCTTACGAAATTCCAAAAACAGAAAAGTCAACTCGTGGTCAATCAATAAGAAACTTTTTACCTGGGATGTCTGGGGCAGAAGTTGTATCAAGAATTATTCCTGTAAAAGATTTCTCTGAGAAAAAGGACATATTCTTTGTCACCCAAAGAGGATACGTTAAAAGAACTTCTCTTTCAGAATTTTCTAATCCACGTTCGACAGGAATAAATGCTATAAACCTTGAGCCAGGAGATAGACTTATTTACGTTGGTCTCGTTGAAGAAAAAGATAATATCCTCCTTATTTCGAAAGGAGGAAGAGCCATTAGATTTCACGTTCAAGATGTTCGACAAATGGGAAGAAGTGCAAGAGGCGTCAAAGGAATGCTTCTTGATGAAGAAGATAGAATTATGGCAGGAACAGTTGTTCAACCTGACGATGTGTACTTGCTAATAGTTATGGAAAAAGGATATGGAAAAAGAGTTCTACTTTCAGAATTTCCTCTTCAAAGAAGAGGAGGAAAAGGATTAATAGCTGCAAAACTCAGTGAAAAAACAGGAAAGATAGCTGATGCAATAACTTTAAAAAATGAAGAACCTGTAATTATCGTTTCAAGGAATGGAAAAATAATAAGAGTAAATAGCAGTGATGTACCTGTTTACAGCAGATACACAAGAGGTGTAAGAATTCAAAAGCTTTCAAAAGAAGATGTAGTTGTTTCTGTTTCTAAGGTTCAAGAAAAGCTGGAGGAGAGTAATGATTGA
- a CDS encoding homocysteine S-methyltransferase family protein codes for MKENPFRDSEKIWVLDGGMGTMLMRKGVDVNYAPELLNMEKPEILKEIHREYIEAGADIIETNTFGSNRIKLSHYGLENRVKELTAAGVRIAKEAAKDKALVALSVGPTGVFVEPVGDYTFDELVDVFKEQIEAGAEAGADLVLIETMSDTKEAKAAVVAAQEVCDLPIMVSMTYQADGRTLLGTPPEVSAAIFEGFGVAAIGANCSLGPESFVDLIKRMANITDTPIIIYANAGLPVLKDGKTYYPEPPETFEKYAPLFVEAGANIIGGCCGTTPEHIKAIKEAVKTLKPIKKNPTKGLKVASRTELVIIGTNHPTRIIGERINPTGKKKLQEALKKKDFSLVKEEAKKQVEEGADILDVNVGVPGINEAQAMEKAVRTVIETVNVPIMIDSKDPEAVERALKMCDGKPIVNSCSGEEKDIKNILPLVKKYGANILVLGIDDEGLKEKAEDRAAIIDKLVEECQKLEIPKDFIIADVLNLAASAMQEATRETLKAIRIVKERHGIATTLGVSNVSFGLPGRSLLNSSFMAMAIEAGLDSGIVNPADSRMVETIYASDVLVGKDKGATRYVEKFQNYKPKTEDKECRELLRKICQISCAFLEGEKISFEVESEGKKKKKSLEEDKSKEDESIPPGILGKIFKKVLEGDKEGIIKPTEEALKEFEPMEISDKALIPALDVVGQRFEKGEIFLPQMLRSAQAVQSAFEIIKREVKKRGGNVKVDGKIVMATVYGDVHEIGKNIVITMLENSGFEVIDLGTNVPPEKIVEVAKKEKADVVGLSALMTTTLPSMEETIKKLREAGLDVPVIVGGAVVTPEYAKEIGGHYSEDAQEAVKIVRKILNISD; via the coding sequence TTGAAAGAGAACCCTTTTAGAGACTCAGAAAAGATATGGGTCTTAGATGGTGGAATGGGAACAATGCTTATGAGGAAAGGAGTAGACGTCAATTATGCTCCAGAGCTCCTTAATATGGAAAAACCAGAAATTTTGAAAGAAATCCATAGAGAGTACATAGAAGCTGGAGCAGATATCATAGAAACAAACACTTTTGGCAGTAATAGGATCAAACTTTCTCACTATGGTCTTGAAAATAGAGTAAAAGAGCTAACTGCTGCAGGAGTTAGGATTGCAAAAGAAGCAGCAAAAGATAAGGCCTTAGTTGCACTTTCTGTCGGCCCGACAGGTGTATTTGTAGAACCTGTTGGAGACTATACTTTTGACGAACTTGTGGATGTTTTTAAAGAACAAATAGAAGCTGGTGCCGAAGCAGGTGCCGACCTTGTTTTGATTGAAACAATGTCCGACACAAAAGAAGCAAAAGCAGCAGTTGTTGCTGCTCAAGAAGTTTGTGATTTACCTATAATGGTAAGCATGACTTATCAAGCTGATGGTAGAACTCTTCTTGGAACTCCGCCTGAAGTCTCTGCAGCAATATTTGAAGGTTTTGGTGTTGCTGCTATTGGTGCAAATTGTTCACTTGGTCCTGAAAGCTTTGTTGATCTTATAAAAAGAATGGCTAATATTACAGATACTCCAATTATCATTTATGCAAATGCTGGCCTTCCTGTTTTAAAAGATGGAAAGACTTACTATCCTGAACCTCCAGAAACTTTTGAAAAATATGCACCTCTTTTTGTAGAAGCAGGTGCAAACATAATTGGTGGCTGTTGTGGAACTACTCCAGAACACATAAAGGCCATCAAAGAAGCAGTTAAAACTCTAAAACCTATTAAGAAAAATCCTACTAAAGGATTAAAGGTTGCAAGCAGAACAGAACTTGTAATAATTGGAACTAACCATCCAACAAGAATAATTGGAGAGAGAATAAATCCAACTGGAAAGAAAAAACTCCAAGAAGCTTTAAAGAAAAAAGATTTCTCGTTAGTAAAGGAAGAAGCTAAAAAGCAAGTAGAAGAGGGAGCAGATATACTTGATGTTAACGTTGGGGTTCCAGGGATTAACGAAGCACAAGCAATGGAAAAAGCAGTAAGAACAGTCATTGAAACTGTTAACGTTCCAATAATGATAGACAGTAAGGATCCTGAAGCTGTTGAAAGAGCCTTAAAAATGTGTGATGGAAAGCCGATAGTCAATTCTTGTTCAGGAGAAGAAAAAGACATAAAGAACATACTTCCACTTGTAAAAAAATACGGTGCAAATATTCTTGTTCTTGGAATTGATGATGAAGGGCTAAAAGAAAAAGCCGAAGATAGAGCAGCCATTATAGATAAATTAGTAGAAGAATGTCAAAAACTTGAAATACCAAAAGATTTCATAATTGCAGATGTTTTAAATCTTGCAGCAAGTGCAATGCAGGAAGCAACAAGAGAAACTCTTAAAGCAATAAGAATTGTTAAGGAAAGACATGGAATTGCAACTACTCTTGGTGTAAGTAACGTTTCTTTCGGGCTTCCAGGAAGATCTCTTCTTAACTCATCCTTTATGGCCATGGCAATAGAAGCAGGACTTGATTCTGGAATTGTTAATCCAGCTGATTCGAGAATGGTAGAAACTATCTATGCTTCAGACGTGTTAGTTGGAAAAGACAAAGGAGCTACTCGTTACGTTGAAAAGTTTCAAAACTATAAACCTAAAACAGAGGACAAAGAGTGCAGAGAGCTCCTTAGAAAGATTTGTCAGATTTCTTGCGCTTTCTTAGAAGGAGAAAAAATAAGTTTTGAAGTAGAAAGTGAAGGTAAGAAGAAAAAAAAATCCTTAGAGGAAGACAAAAGTAAAGAAGATGAAAGTATTCCGCCAGGAATTTTAGGAAAAATCTTCAAAAAAGTTCTTGAAGGAGATAAAGAAGGAATAATTAAACCAACTGAAGAAGCTTTAAAAGAGTTTGAACCTATGGAAATAAGCGATAAAGCTTTAATTCCTGCTCTTGACGTTGTTGGACAAAGATTTGAAAAGGGAGAAATCTTTCTTCCCCAAATGCTTAGATCTGCTCAAGCAGTTCAATCAGCCTTTGAAATTATTAAAAGAGAAGTCAAAAAAAGAGGAGGAAACGTAAAAGTAGATGGAAAAATTGTAATGGCAACAGTTTATGGAGATGTTCACGAAATAGGTAAGAACATTGTAATAACAATGCTTGAAAACAGCGGATTTGAAGTGATAGATCTTGGTACAAACGTTCCTCCAGAAAAAATAGTAGAGGTTGCCAAAAAGGAAAAAGCAGATGTTGTAGGTCTAAGTGCTCTTATGACAACAACTTTACCGTCCATGGAAGAAACTATAAAAAAGTTAAGAGAAGCAGGACTTGATGTTCCTGTAATTGTCGGTGGTGCTGTTGTAACTCCTGAATATGCTAAAGAAATAGGAGGACACTACAGTGAAGATGCACAAGAAGCTGTTAAAATAGTGAGGAAAATTTTAAACATTTCAGATTAG
- a CDS encoding adenine phosphoribosyltransferase translates to MQELKSLIRDIPDFPKPGIIFKDITPLLHKPWAFQKIIDYIGNRYIGLGVDIVAGIESRGFILASALAYKIGAGLAIIRKPGKLPYKTISATYTLEYGEDKIEVHEDAIQKGMKVVLIDDVLATGGTMSAAIDLVEKLGGNIVSVDFLLELTFLNGRKKITDRGYPVFSLIKF, encoded by the coding sequence ATACAGGAGTTAAAGTCTTTAATAAGAGATATTCCAGACTTTCCAAAACCTGGCATCATTTTTAAAGATATTACTCCTTTACTCCACAAGCCTTGGGCTTTTCAAAAAATTATAGACTACATAGGAAATAGATATATTGGTCTTGGAGTTGACATAGTTGCAGGAATAGAATCTAGAGGTTTTATTCTTGCTTCAGCTCTTGCTTACAAAATAGGAGCAGGTCTTGCAATTATTAGAAAACCTGGAAAGCTTCCTTACAAAACTATAAGTGCTACCTATACACTTGAATACGGAGAAGACAAGATAGAAGTTCATGAAGATGCTATTCAAAAAGGAATGAAAGTTGTCCTTATTGATGATGTTCTTGCAACTGGTGGAACAATGAGTGCAGCTATTGATCTTGTTGAAAAGTTGGGAGGAAATATCGTAAGTGTTGATTTCCTTCTTGAGCTAACATTCCTTAATGGAAGGAAAAAAATCACAGATAGAGGTTATCCTGTATTTTCACTCATTAAGTTTTAA
- a CDS encoding FAD-dependent oxidoreductase: MNFPDFEFHIRGKRILKERKKAFYLSLLFPGLGQLYQRRWISGLAFLLIFLFPFYYLYLIGFKLNYGSVTLILSQFFLYILQLLDAKRGTKRETSPCEDFCPTNVNIPTFMSYCESGDFKKAFGSFMTRAPFPFTLGEICPAQCETKCGTLPERPLKIREVHKEFGKKVLEEIEIIEREPVFPIINKKVAVVGGGAAGLTVAYYLASAGIKVDIFEKESELGGLLHVIPDFKLNKVLLRKEIEFLTSFKNIKVFLNTKVNSRLKNYDFVVIATGAQKEKKLDIPTKGNPKILYPLSFLKNPPKLKGKKVVVIGAGDTAFDVARLTIKKEGEAFVFYRGNATEIKAQQREINAAIREGVKIYTNCQPILVENKKVKFSCGEVYFDYLVPAIGFEKDKEIFKVFGVSGKKLFENGVFVVGDSLSGVSSVVNAVRDGRIAAYEILKKLGLWERAWFTVDFYHPKPEKTSGENLFIISESSLCQHCGKKVES, from the coding sequence TTGAATTTTCCTGATTTTGAATTTCATATAAGAGGAAAACGGATTCTAAAAGAGCGAAAGAAAGCTTTCTACCTTTCGCTACTTTTTCCAGGACTTGGACAGTTATACCAAAGACGTTGGATTTCAGGACTTGCTTTTTTGTTGATATTTCTTTTTCCTTTTTACTATCTCTACTTAATAGGCTTTAAACTCAACTATGGTTCAGTGACCCTCATTTTATCTCAGTTTTTTCTTTATATTTTGCAACTTCTTGATGCAAAAAGAGGAACTAAAAGAGAAACATCTCCATGCGAAGATTTCTGTCCTACAAACGTTAATATTCCAACCTTTATGAGCTATTGCGAATCGGGAGATTTCAAGAAAGCTTTTGGTTCCTTTATGACGCGAGCTCCATTTCCTTTTACTCTTGGAGAAATTTGTCCAGCCCAGTGCGAAACAAAGTGTGGCACTCTTCCAGAAAGACCATTAAAAATAAGAGAAGTTCATAAAGAGTTTGGAAAAAAAGTTCTTGAAGAAATAGAGATAATAGAGAGAGAACCTGTATTCCCAATTATCAACAAAAAGGTTGCAGTTGTGGGCGGAGGAGCTGCTGGATTAACAGTAGCTTACTATCTTGCTTCTGCGGGTATAAAAGTTGATATCTTTGAAAAGGAAAGTGAGCTTGGAGGACTCTTACATGTAATTCCCGATTTTAAACTTAACAAAGTTCTTCTAAGAAAGGAAATTGAATTTCTAACTTCATTTAAAAATATTAAAGTATTTCTTAACACTAAAGTTAACTCAAGGCTAAAAAATTATGATTTTGTCGTTATTGCAACGGGAGCACAGAAAGAGAAAAAGTTAGATATTCCTACAAAGGGAAATCCAAAAATTCTTTATCCTCTCTCTTTTTTAAAGAATCCCCCGAAACTAAAAGGAAAGAAAGTTGTAGTCATTGGAGCTGGAGATACTGCCTTTGACGTTGCAAGACTTACGATAAAAAAAGAAGGAGAAGCTTTTGTCTTTTATAGAGGAAACGCTACTGAGATTAAAGCTCAACAAAGAGAAATAAATGCTGCCATAAGGGAAGGAGTGAAAATATATACAAACTGTCAACCTATATTAGTAGAGAACAAGAAAGTAAAGTTCTCTTGTGGAGAAGTTTACTTTGATTACTTAGTTCCTGCAATAGGTTTTGAAAAAGATAAGGAAATTTTTAAAGTATTTGGCGTTTCGGGAAAAAAACTTTTTGAGAACGGAGTTTTTGTAGTTGGAGATTCGTTGAGCGGTGTTTCCTCAGTGGTCAATGCGGTTAGAGATGGAAGAATTGCCGCTTATGAAATCTTAAAGAAACTAGGTTTATGGGAAAGAGCATGGTTTACTGTTGACTTTTATCATCCAAAGCCAGAAAAAACTTCTGGAGAAAATTTGTTTATTATTTCTGAGAGCTCTCTCTGCCAACACTGTGGCAAAAAAGTTGAAAGCTAA
- a CDS encoding transglycosylase domain-containing protein: MNRFFLLICFFMLSINALASSEYKEKLLPKFASTIYDRDGHIIGFFYKGKFRIYASYKEIPENLIRAVITAEDERFFEHKGIDPLGILRAAVTDISKGKVVQGGSTITQQLAKMVYLSPKRTVERKLKELALARELEEKLTKKEILELYLNYVYLSNGAYGVKAAAWVLFGVSDLKQLTLAQCALLAGIIRGPEYYNPFKHPVRAKKRRDFILKKMLKAGYISRKEYEKAINEPLTPLEKPNKPKTAGYELDLVKFEIARKGLVPYNSIFTSGYRIKTTIDEEIQKFAQEILSKYDQKYSEIHKLEDLQCAGMAINKKGEVLFVVGGKDYKTSKFNRAFQVLRPIGSTAKPMTYLTAFQNGWSPLDFVPNEPLEIPTGQIDNETGEEKIWKPENYSGKFTPFIQVREALIHSVNVATIYLALNFPQKIRKNMIAFELIKKDSPFDLSYVLGSFPANLYRIIRAYSAIQDNGILKEPYVVTEIRSKNGKIIYKGYPTIKPVSDPFSIQLIRSILQDVVKEGTAKRISYLTKWFDVAGKTGTTNDWRDTYFTGFTTSFIMSIWFGRDSYETMWKGATGGGVAAPPWAEIAKELCSKYGCEQFEPPYEEIVKNYPLPTHFPEEEMKEAYYDELINSLGEKADKAKIQ, encoded by the coding sequence GTGAATAGATTCTTTTTGTTAATCTGTTTCTTTATGCTTAGTATTAACGCACTTGCATCTTCAGAGTATAAAGAAAAACTTTTACCAAAGTTTGCATCGACAATATATGATAGAGATGGACATATTATTGGCTTTTTCTATAAAGGAAAATTTAGAATCTATGCATCTTATAAAGAGATACCAGAAAACTTAATAAGAGCAGTTATAACAGCAGAAGATGAAAGGTTCTTTGAACATAAAGGTATAGACCCCCTTGGAATTCTTAGAGCAGCAGTAACAGATATTTCAAAAGGAAAAGTAGTCCAAGGGGGAAGTACAATTACTCAACAACTTGCAAAAATGGTGTATCTGTCTCCTAAAAGAACTGTAGAAAGAAAGTTAAAAGAACTTGCACTTGCAAGAGAGCTAGAAGAAAAGTTAACGAAAAAGGAAATCCTTGAGCTATATTTAAACTACGTTTATCTTTCAAATGGAGCTTATGGAGTAAAAGCTGCTGCATGGGTTCTCTTTGGAGTAAGTGATCTTAAACAACTTACTCTAGCTCAGTGCGCACTTCTTGCAGGAATCATTAGGGGTCCTGAATATTACAACCCTTTTAAACATCCAGTAAGAGCTAAGAAGAGAAGAGATTTCATTTTGAAAAAAATGTTAAAAGCAGGATACATTTCAAGAAAAGAGTATGAAAAGGCTATTAATGAGCCACTTACTCCTCTTGAAAAACCTAATAAACCCAAAACAGCCGGTTACGAGCTTGACCTTGTAAAATTTGAAATTGCGAGAAAAGGATTAGTTCCATACAACTCTATATTTACAAGTGGATATAGGATAAAAACCACTATAGACGAAGAAATTCAGAAGTTTGCTCAAGAAATACTTTCTAAATATGATCAAAAGTACTCAGAAATCCATAAACTTGAAGACCTTCAATGTGCTGGAATGGCAATAAATAAAAAAGGAGAGGTACTATTTGTCGTTGGAGGTAAAGATTACAAAACAAGTAAATTTAACAGAGCTTTCCAAGTCTTAAGACCAATAGGTTCTACAGCAAAACCTATGACTTATCTAACTGCTTTTCAAAATGGGTGGTCTCCATTAGATTTCGTTCCAAACGAACCTTTAGAAATTCCAACTGGGCAAATTGACAACGAAACGGGAGAAGAAAAAATTTGGAAACCTGAAAATTATTCAGGAAAGTTTACTCCCTTTATTCAAGTAAGAGAAGCTCTAATTCATTCAGTAAACGTTGCAACTATTTATTTAGCGTTAAATTTTCCTCAAAAAATAAGAAAAAATATGATTGCCTTTGAACTTATAAAGAAAGACTCTCCTTTTGACTTATCCTATGTTCTAGGAAGTTTTCCTGCAAATTTATACAGAATTATAAGAGCCTATTCTGCAATTCAAGACAATGGAATACTAAAAGAACCTTACGTGGTAACAGAAATAAGAAGTAAAAATGGAAAAATAATTTATAAAGGATATCCAACTATAAAACCAGTTTCAGATCCTTTTTCTATTCAGCTTATAAGATCTATACTTCAGGACGTAGTGAAGGAAGGAACAGCAAAGAGGATATCTTATCTAACAAAATGGTTTGATGTAGCTGGTAAAACAGGTACAACTAATGATTGGAGAGATACTTACTTTACAGGATTTACAACTTCTTTTATTATGAGCATATGGTTTGGAAGGGATAGCTATGAAACAATGTGGAAGGGAGCTACAGGTGGAGGAGTAGCTGCACCTCCATGGGCTGAGATTGCCAAGGAACTTTGTTCAAAATACGGTTGTGAGCAGTTTGAACCACCATACGAAGAAATAGTAAAGAACTACCCTCTTCCAACTCACTTCCCCGAAGAGGAAATGAAAGAAGCTTACTATGATGAATTGATAAATTCATTGGGCGAAAAAGCTGATAAAGCAAAAATTCAGTAG